In Streptomyces sp. NBC_00091, the following proteins share a genomic window:
- a CDS encoding citrate synthase/methylcitrate synthase has translation MNTTVEVPRGLAGVVVTETQLGDVRGLEGFYHYRQYSAVELAESRTFEDVWQLMFLGALPADHAERAAFAARIAPLRYLPAEVRDALPGLARATALSGPLAGLRTALSLLGACSGFRPVYDLDPGRRAADALAACAAVPTLLTALHRLGQGLEPVEPRDDLPYAANYLWMLTGSEPDPVRARAVERYLISTVDHGFNASTFTARVIASTGADVAACLTGAVGALSGPLHGGAPSRALDTLDAIGTVERIGPWIRERVLAGDRIMGFGHPVYRTEDPRSRMLRDIARQFGGPLVDFAVEVERQVEEILAELKPGRELHTNVEFYAGVVMELCGLPREMFTPTFCAARVVGWSANILEQAADSKIIRPAARYTGPTPPQPVPVPA, from the coding sequence ATGAACACCACCGTCGAAGTACCCCGCGGTCTCGCGGGAGTCGTCGTCACCGAGACCCAGCTCGGTGACGTCCGGGGCCTCGAGGGCTTCTACCACTACCGCCAGTACTCGGCCGTCGAGCTCGCCGAGAGCCGCACCTTCGAGGACGTGTGGCAGCTGATGTTCCTCGGCGCGCTCCCCGCGGACCACGCCGAGCGGGCCGCCTTCGCCGCCAGGATCGCCCCGCTGCGGTACCTGCCCGCCGAGGTCCGCGACGCCCTCCCCGGCCTCGCCCGGGCCACCGCCCTGTCCGGGCCGCTCGCCGGGCTGCGCACCGCGCTCTCGCTGCTCGGGGCCTGCTCCGGCTTCCGCCCGGTGTACGACCTCGACCCCGGGCGCCGGGCCGCCGACGCGCTCGCCGCCTGCGCCGCCGTACCGACCCTGCTCACCGCCCTGCACCGGCTGGGACAGGGCCTGGAGCCGGTGGAGCCGCGCGACGACCTCCCGTACGCCGCCAACTACCTCTGGATGCTGACCGGCAGCGAGCCCGACCCGGTCAGGGCGCGCGCCGTCGAGCGGTACCTGATCTCCACCGTCGACCACGGCTTCAACGCCTCCACCTTCACCGCCCGCGTCATCGCCTCCACCGGAGCCGACGTCGCGGCCTGCCTCACCGGGGCGGTCGGCGCCCTCTCCGGCCCGCTGCACGGCGGGGCGCCCAGCCGGGCCCTGGACACCCTGGACGCCATCGGCACGGTGGAGCGCATCGGGCCGTGGATCCGGGAGCGGGTCCTGGCCGGAGACCGGATCATGGGCTTCGGGCACCCCGTGTACCGCACCGAGGACCCGCGCTCGCGGATGTTGCGCGACATCGCCCGGCAGTTCGGCGGGCCGCTCGTGGACTTCGCCGTCGAGGTCGAGCGGCAGGTGGAGGAGATCCTCGCCGAGCTCAAGCCGGGCCGCGAGCTGCACACCAACGTGGAGTTCTACGCGGGCGTGGTCATGGAGCTGTGCGGGCTGCCGCGCGAGATGTTCACCCCGACCTTCTGCGCGGCCCGGGTGGTGGGCTGGAGCGCGAACATCCTGGAGCAGGCCGCCGACTCGAAGATCATCCGTCCGGCCGCGCGCTACACCGGCCCGACTCCGCCGCAGCCGGTACCCGTGCCGGCCTGA
- a CDS encoding citrate synthase, producing the protein MSENASDHPSGAGTGTGTERRLTTQEAAQLLGVKPATVYAYVSRGQLGSRRDPVGRGSTFDAREVEALARRSRREAAVPAGELSVRTSLTLIEADRYFFRGVDAVELASRHPYEEVAEWLWTGTLPQGARFTASPEALAAARRAVAALPEHSGPLDRLRVAVAAAAVVDPLRFDLSEEAVLGSARCLIPTLVGALPEVAPAPGGDGRLARGLWPRLTGQEPDPAAVDALDLALALLVDHDLAASTLAVRVAASARAHPYAVVSAGLGALEGPLHGAAGRLAHRMLAEVLERGGAAPVVAEHLRAGRRVPGLGHRLYRGEDPRARALFGRLEGLPQAAPALGAAREVAAVMARHGLHANVDLALAVLTVSCGMTAEAGETVFAVARTAGWIAHALEEYQERPLRMRPSGHYTGPRPPRPLP; encoded by the coding sequence ATGAGCGAGAACGCCAGCGACCACCCGTCCGGGGCCGGCACCGGAACCGGCACCGAGAGACGGCTCACCACGCAGGAGGCCGCGCAGCTCCTCGGGGTGAAGCCCGCGACCGTGTACGCGTACGTCAGCCGCGGCCAGCTCGGCAGCCGCCGCGACCCGGTCGGACGGGGCAGCACCTTCGACGCGCGCGAGGTGGAGGCCCTGGCCCGGCGCAGCCGCCGGGAGGCGGCGGTCCCCGCCGGGGAGCTCTCCGTACGCACCTCGCTCACCCTCATCGAGGCCGACCGGTACTTCTTCCGCGGTGTCGACGCCGTGGAGCTGGCCTCGCGCCACCCCTACGAGGAGGTCGCCGAGTGGCTCTGGACGGGGACCCTGCCGCAGGGGGCCCGGTTCACCGCTTCCCCGGAGGCGCTCGCCGCAGCCCGGCGGGCGGTGGCCGCGCTGCCCGAGCACAGCGGGCCCCTCGACCGGCTCCGGGTCGCGGTCGCCGCCGCGGCGGTGGTGGACCCGCTGCGCTTCGACCTGTCCGAGGAGGCGGTACTGGGCTCCGCGCGCTGCCTGATCCCGACGCTGGTCGGCGCCCTGCCGGAGGTGGCCCCGGCGCCCGGGGGCGACGGGCGGCTGGCCCGGGGGCTGTGGCCCCGGCTGACCGGACAGGAGCCGGACCCGGCGGCGGTGGACGCGCTCGACCTGGCGCTGGCCCTGCTGGTCGACCACGACCTGGCCGCCTCCACCCTGGCGGTACGGGTGGCCGCCTCCGCGCGGGCCCATCCGTACGCCGTGGTCTCGGCCGGGCTCGGCGCGCTGGAGGGCCCCCTGCACGGGGCGGCCGGGCGGCTCGCGCACCGGATGCTGGCGGAGGTGCTGGAGCGGGGCGGGGCGGCGCCGGTGGTGGCGGAGCACCTGCGCGCGGGGCGGCGGGTGCCCGGGCTCGGCCACCGGCTCTACCGGGGCGAGGACCCGAGGGCGCGGGCGCTGTTCGGGCGACTGGAGGGCCTCCCGCAGGCCGCCCCGGCGCTGGGCGCGGCGCGGGAGGTGGCGGCGGTGATGGCCCGGCACGGGCTGCACGCGAACGTGGACCTGGCGCTGGCGGTGCTCACGGTGTCCTGCGGGATGACCGCCGAGGCCGGGGAGACGGTCTTCGCGGTGGCCCGGACGGCGGGCTGGATCGCGCACGCGCTGGAGGAGTACCAGGAACGCCCGCTGCGCATGCGCCCGAGCGGCCACTACACGGGCCCCCGCCCGCCCCGCCCGCTGCCCTGA
- a CDS encoding GTP-binding protein, whose product MNSVQPIPVVVLAGFLGSGKTTLLNHLLAQRGGTRIGVVVNDFGSIEIDAMSVAGQVGDSMVSLGGGCLCCAVDGSELDAYLEKLAAPVHRIDVIVIEASGLAEPQEMVRMLMANENPAVRYGGLVQVVDAAEFDATRTAHPETDRHLAVADLVVLNKTDRVDAAERSRIEGELAALCAPGTPVIGADHGRIDPELLFDRRPWTETRGQLSFEDLLAEAEDHDHDHGAHAHTLYESIEFTSGQALSPRRFIDFLDRRPAGLYRIKGFVWFGVPGHEERYEVHAVGRFLRFGPGPWGRGEPRRTQLVLIGSGIDAPGLLRELDACREPAPGRAGPESMWAVLRYVPRPAEPAPSDSDPFPQDR is encoded by the coding sequence GTGAACAGCGTCCAGCCCATTCCCGTCGTCGTCCTCGCCGGATTCCTCGGCTCCGGCAAGACCACCCTGCTCAACCACCTCCTCGCCCAGCGGGGCGGCACCCGGATCGGGGTCGTCGTCAACGACTTCGGATCGATCGAGATCGATGCGATGTCGGTGGCCGGCCAGGTCGGCGACTCGATGGTCTCCCTCGGCGGGGGCTGCCTGTGCTGCGCGGTCGACGGCAGCGAGCTGGACGCGTACCTGGAGAAGCTCGCCGCTCCCGTCCACCGCATCGACGTGATCGTCATCGAGGCCAGCGGGCTCGCCGAGCCCCAGGAGATGGTCCGGATGCTGATGGCCAACGAGAACCCGGCGGTCCGCTACGGCGGCCTGGTCCAGGTCGTCGACGCGGCGGAGTTCGACGCCACCCGGACCGCGCACCCGGAGACCGACCGGCACCTGGCCGTCGCCGACCTGGTGGTCCTCAACAAGACCGACCGGGTGGACGCCGCCGAGCGCTCCCGGATCGAGGGGGAACTCGCCGCGCTCTGCGCACCGGGGACCCCCGTGATCGGCGCCGACCACGGGCGGATCGACCCCGAGCTGCTCTTCGACCGCCGGCCGTGGACCGAGACGCGGGGGCAGCTGTCCTTCGAGGACCTGCTCGCGGAGGCCGAGGACCACGACCACGACCACGGCGCGCATGCCCACACCCTCTACGAGAGCATCGAGTTCACCTCCGGACAGGCCCTGTCGCCGCGCCGGTTCATCGACTTCCTCGACCGCCGTCCGGCCGGGCTCTACCGGATCAAGGGCTTCGTCTGGTTCGGCGTGCCCGGCCACGAGGAGCGGTACGAGGTCCACGCGGTCGGCCGCTTCCTGCGCTTCGGCCCCGGCCCCTGGGGGCGGGGCGAGCCCCGGCGCACGCAGCTCGTCCTGATCGGCTCCGGCATCGACGCCCCCGGCCTGCTGCGCGAGCTGGACGCCTGCCGCGAACCGGCCCCGGGGCGGGCCGGCCCCGAGAGCATGTGGGCGGTCCTGCGCTACGTCCCCCGGCCCGCGGAACCCGCACCCTCCGACTCCGACCCCTTCCCGCAGGACCGGTGA